In Cryptomeria japonica chromosome 10, Sugi_1.0, whole genome shotgun sequence, a genomic segment contains:
- the LOC131076874 gene encoding linamarin synthase 2 has protein sequence MAKSLHAVMAPFPVQGSINPLIQLAHLLSQRGFFITFVNTEWSHRRMLDSGGHAHQQAAQGFRFLTIPDGLPAEHDRLTDLVGYMNALENLAPVLEHHLLVSLSEQVSVPPITCIIGDSFMSCTYQVALNLRVPRVLVWTMCAAVGISQFKAEWLLAKGHIPVKLEEAKRPENLITCLPGNLPPLLPTDLLSVYRAKSACDVLLQKHLHQSRVQNRGDYVMVNTVEELEGREAVAALSINGCPSVAVGPLFLPNFLENKNVVRSTSMFAEDESCLAWLDTQQPASVMYVSFGSIAVKSNEQLEEIALGLESSQQPFLWVLRNDIAEGKPAVLPHGFLERIGDRGLIVRWVPQVKVLSHPAIRAFLTHSGWNSVMESFSLGIPMLGWPYFMDQFLNCRFVKDVWKIGMDFEGVDVDEQRFVRREEVEKGVRRIMECEETRQRVLKVKEAAVKAVSTSGSSFLGLNKFVHDISQIAKSFQR, from the exons ATGGCCAAGTCTCTGCACGCAGTCATGGCTCCATTCCCTGTACAAGGCAGTATCAATCCTCTAATCCAATTGGCCCACTTGCTCTCACAAAGGGGATTCTTCATCACCTTCGTTAACACAGAATGGAGCCACCGCCGCATGCTAGATTCCGGCGGCCATGCACATCAACAGGCGGCGCAAGGGTTTCGGTTTTTGACCATCCCGGACGGATTACCTGCAGAGCATGATCGTCTTACTGATCTTGTTGGTTATATGAACGCTCTGGAGAATTTAGCCCCTGTTTTGGAGCAccatcttcttgtttctctttcagAACAGGTCTCTGTTCCTCCAATCACATGTATCATCGGTGATAGCTTTATGTCTTGCACGTACCAGGTGGCCCTAAATCTCCGAGTGCCTAGAGTTCTTGTGTGGACAATGTGCGCCGCCGTGGGTATTTCGCAGTTTAAGGCAGAGTGGCTTCTCGCTAAGGGACACATTCCTGTGAAAT TGGAAGAAGCGAAGAGGCCGGAGAATCTGATCACTTGTTTGCCGGGTAATCTTCCACCTCTATTGCCGACTGATCTGTTGTCTGTCTACCGCGCTAAGAGTGCCTGTGATGTTTTATTACAAAAACATCTGCATCAGAGTAGAGTACAGAACAGAGGAGATTACGTGATGGTGAACACGGTGGAGGAGTTGGAAGGGAGGGAAGCAGTAGCAGCACTGTCTATAAACGGGTGTCCTTCTGTGGCTGTGGGTCCTCTGTTTCTTCCCAACTTTTTGGAGAACAAAAATGTCGTGCGGTCCACGAGCATGTTTGCAGAGGACGAGAGTTGTCTTGCATGGCTGGACACCCAGCAGCCGGCTTCTGTGATGTATGTTTCCTTTGGTAGCATCGCCGTCAAATCTAATGAACAGCTTGAAGAGATTGCTCTGGGTTTGGAGAGCAGCCAGCAGCCTTTTCTGTGGGTCTTGCGAAATGATATTGCAGAGGGGAAGCCTGCTGTTTTGCCGCATGGGTTTTTAGAACGGATTGGAGATAGAGGGCTGATTGTGAGATGGGTGCCGCAGGTGAAGGTGCTGTCACATCCTGCCATTAGAGCTTTTCTTACGCACAGTGGATGGAACTCTGTGATGGAGAGTTTCAGCTTAGGGATTCCTATGCTGGGATGGCCTTATTTTATGGATCAGTTTCTTAATTGTAGATTTGTGAAGGATGTGTGGAAGATTGGGATGGATTTTGAGGGTGTGGATGTTGATGAACAGAGGTTTGTTAGGAGAGAAGAGGTGGAGAAGGGGGTGAGGAGGATTATGGAATGTGAGGAGACGAGGCAAAGGGTGTTGAAAGTGAAGGAGGCAGCAGTTAAAGCAGTTAGCACAAGTGGCTCGTCCTTCCTCGGCTTGAACAAGTTTGTTCATGACATTTCCCAGATTGCCAAATCATTTCAGCGCTGA
- the LOC131076852 gene encoding 7-deoxyloganetin glucosyltransferase-like has product MVNTLEELEGREAAATLSINGCPSVAVGPLFLPNFLENKNVVRSTSMFVEDESCLAWLDTQQPASVMYVSFGSIAVKSNEQLEEIALGLENSQQPFLWVLRNDIAEGKSAVLPHGFLERIGDRRLIVRWALQVKVLSHPAIRAFLTHSGWNSVMENFSLGIPMLGWPYFTDQFLNSRFVKDVLKIGMDFEGVDVDEQGLLGEKRWRRG; this is encoded by the coding sequence ATGGTGAACACGTTGGAGGAGTTGGAGGGGAGGGAAGCAGCGGCAACGCTGTCTATAAACGGGTGTCCTTCTGTGGCCGTGGGTCCTCTGTTTCTTCCCAACTTCTTGGAGAACAAAAATGTCGTGCGGTCCACGAGTATGTTTGTAGAGGACGAGAGTTGTCTTGCATGGTTGGACACACAGCAGCCGGCTTCTGTGATGTATGTTTCCTTTGGCAGCATCGCCGTCAAATCTAATGAACAGCTTGAAGAGATTGCTCTGGGTTTGGAGAACAGCCAGCAGCCTTTTCTGTGGGTCTTGCGAAATGATATTGCAGAGGGGAAGTCTGCTGTTTTGCCGCATGGGTTTTTAGAACGGATTGGAGATAGAAGGCTGATTGTGAGATGGGCGCTGCAGGTTAAGGTGCTGTCACATCCTGCCATTAGAGCTTTTCTTACGCACAGTGGATGGAACTCTGTGATGGAGAATTTCAGCTTAGGGATTCCTATGCTGGGATGGCCTTATTTTACGGATCAGTTTCTTAATTCCAGATTTGTGAAGGATGTGTTGAAGATTGGGATGGATTTTGAGGGTGTGGATGTTGATGAACAAGGTTTGTTAGGAGAGAAGAGGTGGAGAAGGGGTTGA